Part of the Candidatus Bathyarchaeota archaeon genome is shown below.
TCCTCCACGGCATCTGGCCTGCCCACATCATCAACTTTGCGGCTACTGCCTCCGATTCCCTAGTTAATGGGCTCTCCACATTTATCGCGGCGGTGTTAGGCTGATGTTTTACGAAAACACTTTTAATTGGATACAAAAAATGGTAGGAAATATGATGGGAGGACAAATGTGATGAATCCTGTCGCAGCGTTGACTCCACTTGAAACTCTCCTAAAATACCCAGGTCCATGGCTTGCCTGGATCCTCCCCATGATCGGCGCCTTAACTATGCCCCTCTTCGGGAGACTGGGTGATAAGATAAGGGACTACGCGGCCGTTGCTTGGGGCCTAACATCGGTCGTGTCGGCGGCATCCATGATCCCGTGGTTGTTCACTGGCAACTGGCCCGGAGACATCAAATTGACGACTTGGATTACCTTCCCAGGCGGAAATCCCTTATCTGTCGGAGTTTTGGTAGACCCGTTAAGCATAATTATTACCAATGTGGTCGCGTTCATCTCGTTTCTTATCCTTGTCTATTCAACAGAATACATGCAGGGAGACAAGCATCTCACGAGGTTTTGGTTCTTCTTCCTCTATTTCGTCGGGAGCATGCTTCTGCTCGTCCTATCCGATAATCTCATCCAGACTATGCTTGGCTGGGAAGGAGTCGGCATCTGCAGCTATGGCCTTATTGGCTACTACTTTAGGGATGCAAAGAATCGGTGGCTCGGTGGACCACCACCTCACAAGATGTTTCCGCCGTCTCATGCCGGTATGAAGGCATTCGTGGTGACGGGAATCGGGGATGTTTTCATCCTGGGAGCAATATTCGTCATCTTCAACTACGCCGGCACTCTGAACTATGTGGAGCTTATCGAGACCGCACACGTATGGCTACCCCAAATCGCTGCTGTTCCTGGCCTACTCGCCATCACGGCGATCTTTTTCCTCGCTGGCCCCATCGGTAAGTCTGCCCAATTCCCCTTTCATGAATGGCTACCCGAGGCTATGGCAGGTCCCACCTCTGTTTCCGCCCTAATCCATGCGGCCACAATGGTAAAGGCTGGAGTCTACCTCGTCGCTAGGATGTCTCCAATATTCTACTTGGGCACCTGGGAGATGCATATTCCCGAGGCCCAGGTGTTCTTCATAGTAATAGCAATCGTAGGGGCATTCACCACCTTCATGGCTGCCTCTCAGGCACTCGTCTCCGTTGAGTTGAAAAAGATCCTAGCATACTCAACGGTGAGCCAGATCGGCTATATGATGCTGGCCCTCGGAATATCAGGCCTGAGCGAGGGTGCATATGTAGCCGGTATAACGGCGGGGGTCTTCCACCTGATGAGCCACGCCCTTTTCAAGGCAGCTCTCTTTCTTGGCGCCGGATCCGTCATCCATGCGATACATACTATCTACACCTTCAACATGGGTGGTCTCAAAAAATATATGCCCATCACGTTCATCTTGATGATCATCGCGACCGCATCCCTGGCCGGGGTCCCGCCACTGAGCGGGTTCTGGAGCAAGGACGCCGTCTTCATTTCAGCTTTGATCGCCAACACGCCCTTATCGCGGACTTTGCTGGTCGTTGGAGCCATAAGCGCTGCGATGACCTTACTCTATAGTATCAGGTACATGATGATCACTTTCGCCGGCGTCGAGAGCAAACACATTAAGGATATGAAGCATCACGGCCACGAGCCCCACGAGGCTCCGAAGATCATGTGGGTGCCCATTGCCATCCTTGTCGGCCTCGTTTGCGTTGTTGGGCTCTTGGGTTTAATCGGTTTCTTCGTGCCAAGCTTGTCCCCCGAGCTTTTCATTGAGCATCAGATCGATAATATGCTCCATCACATGGAGATACCCCTTCACACCCACCACCTAGAGTTCACGACCACTCTGACCGCCTGGGGCACTTCAGCGGCGATGCTCCTAATAGGTCTAATCCTAGGCTGGATCTTCTATCTTTCAAGGAAAAAGGACTCTTGGGCGTTTGTATCAGGGAATCCCGTCCTCCGTCCCCTTCACACATTCTTCTTCAATCGATGGTACATGAATTCCGCCTACTACGCCGTGTTCGTCTATGGACTTATTGACTTTGCGAAGGTGGTCTATGCAAGCCTTGAGAGCCTGGTCTTCGACAAGATTGGCACTTTCATAAGCGGTTCAATGATTGAATTCGGTAAGGTGCTCAACGTATTTGAGACAAAAGTCTATGTCCCAGGGATAAACCAAGACCTTGTCAACGTCTTCGTGAAGGGCAGCAACACTATGTACGATAACTTGGAAAATCTAATAGACATGGTTTTCAACCGTGCTGTCCCATCCGCTATGACCGGATTCCATAATCGAGTTAAGAAACTCCAGTCCGGAGTCTTATCTCACAACATTATATACATGGTGATCCTATTCCTAGTTCTGATTCTAGGATTCGGATTATCTCTAATGAATGGAGGATAATGAAATGGTAATACCTTACTCCTTAGCTTTGATACTTTTAGTCCCTTTAGTATCTGCACCCATAGTTTACTATCTTGGTAAGCAGATGGGAAAGAAAGTTGGATGGATTGCACTCATCCCATTACTTATCACATTACTATTTGTTACCAACGTTGCTATAAGCATCAAGGACGGTGGATCCTATAACGAGAGTTATGTTTGGGCTCCTGCTTCGGGACTCTCATTCGGTCTGCTAGCTGACGGCTTGAGCATTTGGATGTTACTCACAGTAAATATTCTCGCCTTATTGAT
Proteins encoded:
- a CDS encoding NADH-quinone oxidoreductase subunit L; the protein is MNPVAALTPLETLLKYPGPWLAWILPMIGALTMPLFGRLGDKIRDYAAVAWGLTSVVSAASMIPWLFTGNWPGDIKLTTWITFPGGNPLSVGVLVDPLSIIITNVVAFISFLILVYSTEYMQGDKHLTRFWFFFLYFVGSMLLLVLSDNLIQTMLGWEGVGICSYGLIGYYFRDAKNRWLGGPPPHKMFPPSHAGMKAFVVTGIGDVFILGAIFVIFNYAGTLNYVELIETAHVWLPQIAAVPGLLAITAIFFLAGPIGKSAQFPFHEWLPEAMAGPTSVSALIHAATMVKAGVYLVARMSPIFYLGTWEMHIPEAQVFFIVIAIVGAFTTFMAASQALVSVELKKILAYSTVSQIGYMMLALGISGLSEGAYVAGITAGVFHLMSHALFKAALFLGAGSVIHAIHTIYTFNMGGLKKYMPITFILMIIATASLAGVPPLSGFWSKDAVFISALIANTPLSRTLLVVGAISAAMTLLYSIRYMMITFAGVESKHIKDMKHHGHEPHEAPKIMWVPIAILVGLVCVVGLLGLIGFFVPSLSPELFIEHQIDNMLHHMEIPLHTHHLEFTTTLTAWGTSAAMLLIGLILGWIFYLSRKKDSWAFVSGNPVLRPLHTFFFNRWYMNSAYYAVFVYGLIDFAKVVYASLESLVFDKIGTFISGSMIEFGKVLNVFETKVYVPGINQDLVNVFVKGSNTMYDNLENLIDMVFNRAVPSAMTGFHNRVKKLQSGVLSHNIIYMVILFLVLILGFGLSLMNGG